TCACTGATGCAGTCCATAGAAAGACAGAGTAGCTGCTGACAACTTTCAAAATTACGTGGCAAACCTCTCCACAGCTGCATTTCCAAGTCCTCACATAAAGGATAAGtcgatttttgtatttattttttttacgttAAAATGGCCAACTATAACTagaacatgtagcctattcactGGTGCAGGCCTATGGTATTATTTTCAGCCTGGACACAAGGGAATGAATGTTCTTCTACAAATGAATATGCGCATTATCCTGAGCGTATAAGTGGTGAAACATGAGAGTTTTATAGGCCTAGGCCAAATAGGAGTAATTATTTCATTAAATCCCTATAGTTCAAATACAGACAAATCTGCCATATAACCTACATTACCCTATATTGTATTTAGAATACTAACCTTATTATACCAACTGACTACCGACAGCCGCCCATCGATGTGGAGAGATGAGAAGCCTATAGCGTTTGTGTGGGGTGAATCAAGTTATTGAAAGCCTATTTGAGTGATATTTGACCTAAACAGTCATTGGAAATGGTCGACTTGCTCACAATGTAAAAGTGTCTAATATATAAATAACGAATGGTTAACATTTCTTTTGCgtaattgtaatgttttttttttcattagacTATTAACGTGTTATACATGTCAATCAAAGAGCTGGTTTCACATTGAACTTTGCTGTGTAGGAGGAGCCCGTTGACCTCGCATTCTTACAACAATTTCCAAAGAATAACTAACCAAATCGTAGAAAAACAAACTCCAAAACATAACATGATGACAAATAATTTACCGTGTTATTTAGGCTATAGAATTGTAGCCTAGACAGTATCACTTCAGGGTATGTTGAAATCGAAATTATGGCAGTAGGGGATCATTGTGCATGTGAGCTGTTTTTCCACGTCGCGTGCTAGAATATGCCTAAATTATGCCATTTTATAGGCCCCAAACTTCTGACAAAAATAACACATCTAAATCTATCCGTATTATAACGTTTAATGTGACATTAATTTATATCAAAGTTAGGATAAACTTACTTTCTCTGCGAGGAATGACTACCCTGCTCTCGCTGCCTTGTGTGTCCCATAGGAAACCCAAACCCGGAGAGAGGAATCTAGAGGTCAGAACCAGGATTGAGAACATCTAGAATGTGGAAGACATACACAGAGCTGTCTAGACCAGAAGCTGTCAAATTTCTAGCTAGATCCGACTTAATTGGTCAGTTACCCTCTTTTACCACTCTTTTAAAACAACAATGAATTATGCATGGTACATTTACAAAATATGTTCTGATGTGCATCATTCACATCGCTGAAGTCATCCTTTTTATATAGCCCTACTGAGCAGTATACCCGGGTTAGGGTTACTTATATTTTGATTAACTGTTTTATGATCCAACGTTCATATCAATTATATATCAACTTGAACTCGCCAGACatgcttgtctcctctcctcaacataaaaaaaactacttaaattAACTTTATTGAAAACAATGCTTTTTTAACAAATTCCAGGAAATAAATGCACATTTTTGGTTCATGACATACACAATTTTGTGAAGAAATTAGATAAATAATATATTGTACTTCACTCATTCTTGTTTACTGTGTGCTGAATTTTCCCAACAGGTTCAATTACATCTTCTCTTACAAATCCAAATGACCCACTTTTTTATCCTATTTGTTTTATGCATTCTGAAAATGCTTTTGCCAATAGACACctaaataatattttatttatttcatgaaTTAATCTATTTTGTTCTACCTGACCGTAGTATGTCATAATCCTATCTATGTAAGAATGTTAGGTGCTAAGTAATCCCTGTTTCAGACCAAACAAATAGCCTGAAGACAAGTAAAATCAGTTTAGAACCCGTTTCAGTCagccctccctgtgtgtgtgtgtatcttctgTAAGAGGTAGTGCTGAGTGTGGGTGGTAGCGTGAGTGGTAGTGGGCTCAGGTGTCCATGACATTTATATATGTttcatccccccccctcccccaggtcATGGGGGTCTTAATCAACTAGGTGGAATGTTTGTGAATGGCCGTCCGCTTCCGGAGGTGATCCGGCAGCGCATCGTAGACATGGCCCACCAGGGCGTGCGTCCCTGTGACATCTCCCGGCAGCTCCGCGTCAGCCACGGCTGTGTCAGCAAGATCCTGGGACGGTGAGGACCTCATAGAACTTTTGCAACTTTACACAATGGGGTTATACTGTTTATGGCCCTCCATTGTGTTCTCACACTTAGACCAAGAACCACTGTCTCCCATTATTTAAACATTCTGGGTTCGCTATACAGTATGGAATTGGTATCGTAAACACTAATCTTTGTACAATGGAAATGATGACCATCCACATTCACTATATTGCTCTCTTATGTAGCaaatctctctgtccttttccagCTACTACGAGACTGGCAGCATCAAGCCAGGAGTGATTGGGGGCTCCAAGCCCAAGGTGGCCACTCCTAAAGTGGTTGATAAAATAGCAGATTACAAACGTCAGAACCCCACCATGTTTGCCTGGGAGATCAGAGACAGGCTGCTGGCAGAGGGAGTGTGTGACAGTGACACCGTGCCCAGTGTCAGCTCTATCAACAGGTAATGACTAACCTCTACATTATGCTATGTGTAAACCAATACATATCAGAGTGGACCTTTAAAATAACCATTGTGATCTCTTTAGTAATGTAAGACAAGTGTTTAGAAATGAACTGGGCAGAAGAAAAAGAGTTTTCACTGTTCACCCACTGAAGTGGTTCAATAGATTTTACACTGTTCTCTAATCCCGGCTCTTTATTCCAGAATAATCCGAACCAAGGTGCAGCAGCCATTCAATCTGCCTCTGGATGGCAAAGGCCTAAGCCCAGGACACATACTCAGTGAGTttctacacagacacacgtacacacacacacactcacatcaacCCTTGTGATTAACAAAGCGCTAACACTCCCCCCACTCTAAGCACAGACACACGCCTTCACTAAGGTCCAGCATTATGATCTGATCATGCAGTATTAAGCCTAAAGAAACTCCATGCTTAATGGTACGTAAGATTAAGCGCTAATGGTCAACGATAATATTGGAGTAATAATGGTCCatttccgtctgtctgtctgtctgtctgtctgtctgtctgtctgtctgtctgtctgtctgtctgtctgtctgtctgtctgtctgtctgtctgtctgtctgtctgtctgtctgtctgtctgtctgtctgtctgtctgtctgtctgtctgtctgtctgtctgtctgtctgtctgtctgtctgtctgtctgtctgtctgtctgtctgtctgtctgtctgtctgtctgtctgtctgtctgtctgtctgtctgtctgtctgtctgtctgtcagtccccAGTTCAGCCGTCACTCCCCCTGAGTCACCCCAGTCCGACTCCCTGGGCTCCACCTACTCCATCAGTGGCCTGTTGGGGATACCACAACCCAGCCAGGAGGGCAAGAGGAGCCATGACGACAGTAAGTACCCTCAAATTCTCGTGCAATCCCAAATTCTCCTCTCACATTTTAAGATTATTTTATTCAATTAGATTCAATAAGATTCACTCTCCCAATTGAATGAGACCTCCCCACAAACTCAAATAGATTCAGCAGTTTCTCAATATgacatctctgtatctctgtatctctgtctcactctctcactctctcactctctcactctctctctctctctctctctctctctctctctctctctctctctctctctctctctctcaggtgaccAGGAAAGCTGTAGACACAGTGTGGACTCTCAGGGCAGCGGGGGCGTTCCTAGAAAGCAACTGAGACCAGAGCACTTCCCACCGCAGCACCTGGACTGTGGCTTCGACCGCCACCACTACCCCCCAGACTCCTTCAGCTCTGCTGCAGCTAGCAAGACTGAGCAGGTACAGCAGCCTATATGGCACATTGACACTGAGAGCTGGTGGATCCTGATTAACTCCACTCCCAAAAttactctctctatccctctccttgtctttctttctctttgtcaatttcttattctctccctctctcgctttcaTACAtgcaacacacactgacacacaaatgGTTAATCTGATCTATCCTCCACAGACTGTGTACCCTCTCTCGCTCATCAATGGCAGTCTAGAAGACGGGAAGACCAGCCTCTCAACATCGAGTGCTGCTATTGGTCGGAATCTGGCAGCACACCAGGGCTACACTGTGGTGGCAGGTAAAACTCTTACGATGGATGCGGCCTTCTCACCCTGCACAAATATCAGAGCTTAAAGATGAAACCGAGGACAAACTGAACACGCTGACACATGGGAGCATTGTTTTCCATCAGCATATCTGAAGACCCAATTCACAAAGACAGTTATGTTGAATGTAATAATGCATTCATAATCTGTGAATGTAATAGCAGTCTGTTTAGGCGTGTATACTCTAAACTGTATCAACTGCGGTTGTCATCAATCTGATTATAGATCTTGGTTTCCGACTGAGCTATCATAGCAGTTGATGTTTATCTCTGTAGTGCAGCCACATTTTAGCTTGCCGTGCCTGCTGATGCGTTGTGCATTTAATTTGGCGTATTATCACAAGCTGCCCAAAGCACCCTTTCAAGTTTAATTTAAAACAGATGTACATGATGTGCTGTATGTCTATCCGCAGCGCAGTTCGCAAACACATCAAACACGATGTAGTACCCATTCACTCATCATTCATTTCAATCAGCTAACAGGCTATTGCTGCTGTGTATTTGTTAATCCATTCATATCAGTTAATtccattttatttcattttctcACCCATCCACTGAACCACTGGCCGTGCCACCTCAGACCCCCTACAGCCCCTCCCACTTTgtctgaaacaggaaatgtcccCAGAGGTGACCAGCACAAGCCCCTCTCCGAATGTGGTGGCCAACTCAGCTTTTCTGGAGCTGCAATCGTTGCAGGCCCCTGTGTCTATCAGTAGCAGCTGCAGCAGCTCCAACCATTTCCCCCATGCCTTCAACTCATTCTCCCATCATGCACCAGTGTACAGCCAGTTCAGCAGCCAGTCTCTCATAGCAGGTAATGAAGCATTCATCTCATCCATTGCCACTCCCTGTAGGGGGTTCATATGGACAGTATACTGGTAGACTACACTCTCTTATCATGTCACCTGCCACAACCACCAAACCCCATGTGCAGTACTGTACACGAACATCACTTGCTGTATATGATGGTAGAAtatgggagtccaatagggcggcgcacaattggcccagagtcgtccgggtaagggtttggccggggtaggccatcattgtaaataagaatttgttcttaactgacttgcctagttaaagaaaggttaaataaatacataaaaaatacCTATGGTGGAATGGTAACTGGCATGATTTCATGTACATGACACATATTTTGGGGGGGCCAAAGAATTTATTTGTTTTTCATGTGTACATCCACCTCTTGAGAAGAGCTGAcactgtgtgttttgtccttCTCTGTTTCAGGAAGGGACATGGTTAGCTCCACTCTCCCCGGCTACCCTCCTCACATCCCCTCCAGTGGCCAGACAGGCTACTCATCCTCCGCCATCACTGGCATGGTAGCAGGTAAGACTCCCATCCATTGACATTCACACTGAGACAGGCATTGGCATCTCAGATGGGGTTTCAGAGAAATAAATGAATGATGTCTCTCCTTTCAGTTGAACTTAcgtaaaggtccaatgcagccctttttatctcaatatcaaatcatttttcgTTAACAATTAAGTACCATACTGTGATTGTTTTTAGCAATGAGCAATTTCTTAAGCCATAATTTTgcaaggactgtctgggagtggtttgagtggggaggggaaaacagaaaatgagctgttattggcagagaggtttggaactttcTTTCTTATGGGTCTGttaactaatttactgcatggtgatgccaccatggaaggccaaaactccatcccaccaaaacaggttgACATGACagacagtcttttcaaacagctcttacactaaaagggcaatCGTTTTGCAGTATTATTCCAATCtcatatatataaaacacaggaaatcatgtttttgactgcactgggcccttAAATGCAGTTCATAGTTTTATTTGTGACCCAAACATGATCCCATCTGGGTTTTCCCTTTGGGGAAAGCTAAAACTGAATATGCTATGAGGACAAAGCACCACTGAGAAGAATGTagacaacaaaacaaaacattgttTTGGGGTAAGGCAGTGACCAAAACCAATGTTAAAAAAGCAaggatgggagtgagagagggagagataagtgCTGGGAGGGAGGATTGGAGATTAACAGGAAGGCATGGTGGTTAATAAGTAGCCTGCTCGGCTGGTGAACTGCACGGAGGTGCAGCCAGGGCCCAGGGGGTACAGGGAACAGGCTGGGGGTTCCGCCCTGCTGCCCGCACCCCCACGCCGCCCCTCTGACCACACATCGCCATGGGAACCAGGGGCCCCACCAGacggggagagggtggggggccACAGGGTGGCAGAGTGGGCccgggtgagagggagagagggggagagagagcactctggtgtgtgtgtgtgtgtgtgtgtgtgtgtgtgtgtgtgtgtgtgtgtgtgtgtgtgtgtgtgtgtgtgtgtgtgtgtgtgtgtgtgcgtgcatttgtgtgcgtgtgtgcgtgtgtgcgtgtgcgtgcgtatgtgtgtgtgtgtgtgtgtgatgtgcctTTTTTATTTGAAGTCTGCCCTCCGAAGCGCGAAATGAGAGGGTCTGATTTATTATTTTTCTGGTGGGCTCGCTGTGAGGAAGCGTTCATACACAATTACTCACAGAAAGGGGGGGTCTGGGGGGGAGCGGAGGGATTCAATCCAGCCAACATAATTACCAATTAGATATTGGAATGTaaaaaaacagaagaagaagaaaagaggacagagagaaaggtagaaaGGCTAAAGCAGGaagtgagggatagagaggagaggaggccattttggagggacagggaggggagggttaAATGCTATAGAGAGGATGTGGAGACTAGCCACACGCATCAATGAGTCGAGGGATTTTACCCCCAGCCATTCACCTGGCTCATAGATTAATGGTTTACAAGCTACCCTAACCGTTGGTGAATTATGAGCTAAGTCTCAGCAGATGCTGGCAAGAGGACAAACACTCTCAAATGAAGGCAAAATAAAACTTTGAGGAAGTTGTGTCTTTTTAAGAAATATAGTGCATAATATTGTCTAGACTGTAATTTAATTTTGTCTATAGGCTACAGGTATGTGTGTGAATTTCTTACTGAATGATGTTGGTTACTGTATATATGTCTCAATGTACATCTGATGcatgtgttgtttttttgttcccTGTCCTACAGGTGCAGACTACTCTGGCCAGACCTACACTCACTCCCCCTACACCTCCTACAGTGAAGCTTGGAGATTCACCAACTCCAGCATTTTGGGTGAGTCACAGTCAGTCCGGCACAGTGGTGTTCACCTTTCATACATATTAGAAGCATGTACTGTAGTCAGTGTTGTTTGTGTACTGGAACGATGCATGATTCCACACAGGAGTGTACTGTTTATAAAGCTGATGTTATGATTGGATCGAACGTGATCTTCATGAGCAAATACAAAATGAAGGTCTTCAGAATATAACTCACGGATCAGACCGAATTGTTGTAGATAAAAGTTCCAGCTTCCAATTAAAATGTTTGTTTAAAGCTTCCCTTTGAAATGTTGAACACAAACCATTCATGTCATGTCAAGTTTATACTTTAAACCTTATTCTACTGCTTTGACCTAAGATACAATGAATGAACCCTGAGTATCAATGGGAAATCCGCAAATACATATCCTCACTCCAACCAGGAAATCATGTACAGCCAAATGTTTGGTTTCATTCACGTCACATGTATCATGATTTCCCCTAGTCCCCATGGAAACTAGTCACCCAATTACCAGGAGGTCGGCTTCAAACCACTGCCGCCCATTGGTGTACAGTAACTCTCTTGGAGCTGACTAGCCTGAGAACTTGTGTCACCTTGACCCAGCTGATTTCACCAGTTATTAACGACACAGGGGAAAATAAGCAGTATTAATGCTTGTGTGTTGTAAATGCTTAATTCTATGCATAACGCAAAACATTCTGTGATATTTCTTCCATCAAGTAGCAGACCCATCCTTTAAAGAGAGATTGCAAAACAGGCAGCTTTATTCATGGGACAAACTATCCAAGCAGGGCAGATTTCCATCTGAACCATCTGCTATTGTCATGTGGTGGATGGGATAAAGAAAGCCTGCTTTACATTGCATTGTCCCTCCTAACACCATCAAAGCCAAGCTAAAGAACAAAACACAATAGTAAACTCCTTTATCTCTGTCGCCCCCTGCAGGTTCACCCTATTACTATAGCTCGGCCTCCCGCACTGCTCCACCATCCACTGCAGCCTACGACCATCTCTAGCTCCCATGGACCAACCCTCATCAAGAGGACTGGTAATATGGACCAATAGGCAAATGCAGCAAGGGATAGGAAGCTATGATGAGAATTGGACTGTCTCCCAATAATGGACAGGGAAGTAAACATATGGAGACTTTGGAGACTTTTAATGGCAACACTGGACCAGCAGTGCTTGAGCATGAACTCATGGACAATACCTTCTCGTGGCTAACTAAtgaattatttatttgtttttaatgacagCCTCATCCAGGATGACTTTACACGTTTACACATGACATTCTAAACACTGTAATACATTTGGGCAACTGATTTCTATGACTTTTTCAGTGGCAACGCCCTGAATCCTGCATCATGTATACATCACTCTAAAGCTGTTTCACCAAAGACTTTATTTTTAGCACATTTTACAACTCTGACATGCATTTTTGACTTCATGGTGACATCATAGGATGAATTATGGTGTCACAGTGTGGTAACTGCTTTTATGTGAAGTTAGGCCTGAATTTGCATCAAGTTTACAACAGTTTTATACAATACACATGTCCCTTTTGCATTCTAGGGTATGTTTTTCAGGATTCTCTTTGTTGAATTCAAAATTCAGCCTATTTGAGCTCATCATCCAGCAAAACCTTCCAGATCTTAAATGTAACACAGTGCCAATAGTCTAAATGAGGAATACAGTCACACATGGTATCATTAACATAGCAAAATGTCCTCATGTCTTTGTCAAAGAAAATGTGCGACATGAATTGAACTGTCTGGGTTACGCTACTCTTGTTTGGCAATATGTATATATAGAAAATTGCAAACTGCTCTTAAGAAAAAAATGCAACTTTATCATGGGGATGATTTGGGGTGAATATTGTGGGGATTAATGACTCATGAAAGATTTGGGGGGTTTTCTTCAATGATATTTCGAGTTTGTTGTAATGCTGATGTTTCGTAAGAACTGTGACTAAACACTTTTTTTCTTATActgttattaatattattgaagatGTAAATATCGGAATTTCTAAAGAattattttaataaaataaagCATGACAAAGTGATTCTCTGCCTTGCATATTTTTTGGACATCTTACTAAATCAAGTCAAAACTACGATTGTGTAATAATCACAAAACTGGAATAGTATGTAGGCTTGTGTCACACAAGCAGAATTTAAAACTTGGGTCCAATTCTGTGGGGTCTAGTATCAGTGAAAATCTTTAGGTGTAAAATAGGTGAAGGCCGTTTAGCCTACAGTCGAAATAGTTGTTCTGCTATTTTAAAACGATCAACACATTATCCGACCATATCTTACTACTTCACAGTCACACTGCTGTACTGTGTCCTATTTGTGCTGTTAAATTCTCCACAAAGACAGTAGGCCTACTTTGTTGCCATGGATGTAGGACGTAGGGTTCCCATTGTGCACAATaaatactgtacatagtgaaCTAAATAGTTATAACAGAGTAACTTAttgtcatcatcattattattattattagtagtagtactagtagtagtagggcCTATATGGTTCTACTGCAAAACTCTTAAATGTTTCCTATTTTCTGCAACTCAGCAATTTACTGGAAACGTAAGAGGACGAAAGCAATGATCCTGAACACACGCACATCTGtttaatttattattttattttctgcATCATGTAGTTTTATTTGCAATTATTTCTCCCCTCTTTGCGGCCTCATTATTATACCGCGGTAACGAGGCCATGGTTCGGCGGTGCCACAGCCCACCTGGACCCACCGTCACAGCAAAGGCCGCGGGACTTGACGGATTGCCTCTCCGCCGTGGATACAGCCAATACGAAATACCAAACCACACCACACGATGTTGGAGAGTAGTATATACATAAAGGCTATCTctggaaaaaaaatgtattttggttTCGAAAGGGACCCAATCCCGTTTTGTCTCGTATTGTATTATTTTTAATGTTAGACTAGGGATCAATTCGTTACTGGCTTGATTTTCCCCTAGCCCTACTGTTTCATATTCAACTTCATCAATGAGTTTCCGCGCAATTAACCATTGAATGTGAGCTGTCGAATGTAATAGGTTGCatgccacatacagtgccttcagaaggtattcataccttttgacttattccacattttgttgtatcacaacctgaattcaaaattgattaaacatatatttttcctcacccacctacacacattacccacaagcatttcgctatacccgcaataacatcttctaatcatgtgtatgtgaccaataaaatgtgatttgatttgaatgacaaagtgaaaaaatgttttatgaaatGTCTGCAATTTTTTGTATTCACACACAAGTCAATAacttgtagaagcacctttggctgcaattacagctgtgagtctttcctGGGTAAGTCCacatctggattgtgcaacatttggcttttattcttttaaaaatgttcaagctctgtcaaattggtttttGACCATTGCtacacaaccattttcaggtcttgccattgtATTTGAAGTATAATTAAGTTTAAACTGTAGCTCGGCCACTCagcaacattcactgtcttcttggtaaaaaaaactccagtgtagatttagccttgtgttttaggttattgtcctgctgaaaggtgaattcatctcggtgtctggtggaaagaagactgaaccaggttttcctctgggaCTTTGCATGTGCTTAACTCCAttcgtttcttttttatcctggaaaaatggagagttgtattggatttgacccaaacataacactttgcattcaggactAAAAGTGAATtagtttgattttttttttgcagtattcctttagtgtcttgttgcagacaggatgcatgttttggaatatttctattctgtacaggctttcttctttcactatgtcaattaggttagtgtggagtaactacaatgttgttgatccatcctcagttttctcctatcacagccattaaactgtaactgttttaaagtcaccattggcctcatggtgaaatccctgagtggtttccttcctctctggcaactgaattaagaaggacgcctgtatcctTGTAGagactaggtgtattgatacatcatccaaagtgtaactaaTAACTTGCACAAAGGGATCACATGTTCAAAGGGATCATCAATGTcagttttttttacccatctaccaagaggtgcccttctttgcaaagcattggaaaccctccctggtcttagtggttgaatctgtgtttgaaattcactgcttaacTGAGGGTGGTAGCCTACTTCAGAATAAAGATTCATACATTATAGAATTACAGGCTGAAATAGCATTTTGTTTAGTTTACTTTAGTTTTACCATGGCACATTTTTTTGTCATGTAGGcctagtgttgttgttttttttactatattaatttatttcaataaaTGTGTTGCTTTTCTTATGAACATAGGCCTAGGTTACTGTACGCCCTTCAAAGACTGAATGTATCATGGCCTTAATTTACCATGAAAAGAACCatcaaaaatcaaataaaactaaGGCTAAGCTGCCTTTTGAAAAATGGTTTTAAGCACACAATATCAATGATAACTGGCAAGCAATACAATGTAATCAGGGCAGTACTTAGCAACTGACGAAGATGAGTCATGACATCTCTTTATTTACTGTatactgtgtctctctcactcccctctctctcctgccctccctcatccctccctcattgtatttacaatggtgtttgttcttcactggttgctaatttttttgtggcaacaggtcacaaatctggctgctgtgattgcacactgtggtatttcccccaatagatatgggagtttctcaaaattgggtttgttttttaattctttgtggatctgtgtaatctgagggaaatacgtgtctctaatatggtcatacatttggcaggaggttaggaagtgcagctcagtttccatctcattttgtgggcagtgtgcacatagcctgtcttctcttgagagccaggtctgcctatggcagcctttctcaatagcaatactatgctcactgaatctgtacatagtcaaagctttccttaagtttgggtcagtcacattggtcagttattctgccgctgtgtactctctgtttagggccaaatggcattctagttagctcagtttttttgttaattctttccaatgtgttttgtcatgatttggttgggtctgtttgtgttgctgttctggggctctgtggggtctgtttgtgtttgtgaacagagcccattGTAAAGCACCAAAAATGCAGGCCGATActcgctaatgatcaaaatccagaaaagagatatTAAATTCTacaaattctacaaccacctaaaaggaagtgattcccaaaccttccacaaggTCCACAGAGCGCATTGTAAAACACCAAAaatgtggggtctgtttgtgtttgtgaacagagccccaggaccaacttgcttaggggactcttctccaagttcatctctctgtaggtgatggctttgttgtggaaggtttgggtaTCACTTCCTTttcggtggttgtagaattgaatgtctcttttctggattttgatcattagcgagTATCGGCCTGCATTCTTGGTGCTTTACAATGGGCTCTGTTTTACAATGGGCTTTTTTCCTTTAGtaaattcaatgtaattggaagAATACAGTGGGTCTaagattctaagatttgtatttgatcatataTATGTTTTTGCCTTTTGTGTTTTGTTGTAAGGCCAaatagattggagaagtggtttacccatacatctctgttttggatagatcTCTGTTTTTGGATAGaccctttgtgttgttgtttgtttagtgttttccaattttcccagaagtggttagagtctatgaattcttcaattacattcagctgatttctgacgtgctgttccttctttttccgtagtgtatttctgtattgttttagtgattcaccatagctaaggcgtaggctcaggttttctgtgtctttgtgtttttggttggataggtttctcaatatCTTTGTTAGGTTTTtgtattcttcatc
The DNA window shown above is from Oncorhynchus tshawytscha isolate Ot180627B linkage group LG20, Otsh_v2.0, whole genome shotgun sequence and carries:
- the LOC112219724 gene encoding paired box protein Pax-8-like, which produces MWKTYTELSRPEAVKFLARSDLIGHGGLNQLGGMFVNGRPLPEVIRQRIVDMAHQGVRPCDISRQLRVSHGCVSKILGRYYETGSIKPGVIGGSKPKVATPKVVDKIADYKRQNPTMFAWEIRDRLLAEGVCDSDTVPSVSSINRIIRTKVQQPFNLPLDGKGLSPGHILIPSSAVTPPESPQSDSLGSTYSISGLLGIPQPSQEGKRSHDDSDQESCRHSVDSQGSGGVPRKQLRPEHFPPQHLDCGFDRHHYPPDSFSSAAASKTEQTVYPLSLINGSLEDGKTSLSTSSAAIGRNLAAHQGYTVVADPLQPLPLCLKQEMSPEVTSTSPSPNVVANSAFLELQSLQAPVSISSSCSSSNHFPHAFNSFSHHAPVYSQFSSQSLIAGRDMVSSTLPGYPPHIPSSGQTGYSSSAITGMVAGADYSGQTYTHSPYTSYSEAWRFTNSSILGSPYYYSSASRTAPPSTAAYDHL